A region of Thermobifida halotolerans DNA encodes the following proteins:
- a CDS encoding 16S rRNA (uracil(1498)-N(3))-methyltransferase: protein MTPPVFLVGPEDLDTDSVLVAGAEGRHAATVRRITAGETVDLVDGVGTRARCVVTAVGKDTVTCAVRERVREAEPVPRITVVQALPKGDRGELAVEVMTEAGVDTVVPWQAERCVTRWRGDRVARSLAKWRAAARAAAKQARRSRVPEIAEPVREAGVAELLASASLGIVLHEEGAVRLSALGLPEAVSAPGGHVVLVVGPEGGFTDAELVAFEAAGAVRALLGPTVLRTSTAGVAALAVLQTRCGRW, encoded by the coding sequence GTGACGCCTCCGGTCTTCCTGGTCGGGCCCGAGGACCTGGATACCGACTCCGTGCTGGTGGCGGGGGCCGAGGGACGGCACGCCGCCACCGTGCGCAGGATCACCGCGGGTGAGACCGTCGACCTTGTCGACGGCGTCGGGACACGGGCGCGCTGCGTGGTCACCGCCGTCGGCAAGGACACGGTGACCTGCGCGGTCCGCGAACGCGTCCGTGAGGCGGAACCCGTCCCCCGCATCACCGTCGTGCAGGCGCTGCCCAAGGGCGACCGCGGGGAGCTGGCCGTGGAGGTCATGACGGAGGCGGGAGTCGACACCGTTGTGCCCTGGCAGGCGGAACGCTGCGTCACCCGGTGGCGGGGCGACCGAGTGGCCAGGTCGCTGGCCAAGTGGCGGGCGGCGGCCCGAGCGGCGGCCAAGCAGGCCCGGCGCAGCCGTGTTCCCGAGATCGCCGAACCGGTGCGGGAGGCGGGAGTCGCCGAACTGCTCGCCTCGGCCTCACTCGGGATCGTGCTGCACGAGGAGGGCGCGGTGCGGCTGTCCGCGCTCGGACTTCCCGAGGCGGTGTCGGCTCCCGGCGGGCACGTCGTGCTCGTCGTCGGCCCCGAGGGCGGTTTCACCGACGCCGAACTGGTGGCCTTCGAGGCCGCCGGAGCGGTGCGGGCACTGCTCGGTCCGACCGTGCTGCGCACCTCCACGGCGGGAGTGGCCGCGCTGGCCGTCCTGCAGACCCGCTGCGGTCGCTGGTAG